The following coding sequences are from one Desulfosporosinus orientis DSM 765 window:
- a CDS encoding FAD binding domain-containing protein gives MFQEYYMAESVSDALSFLNKGPGDAVIIAGGTDLLLDLHEGKKSTKSLVDITRIPELKNLFLENGIIKIGAAVTHAQVAELELIWANAPALAMAAKKVGSLQIRNIATVVGNIINAQPAADTAVALTALGAKVTIADTSGTRDVHIEQLYEGFGKSKVDCRRELVTEVIIPAHKQNQSSYFVRMEQRKALALPMLNIAVMVSLEKGQQRFEWVRIAMAPVGPGPMRASNAETMLKGAAIDDEIITKASYEAAAQANPRDSDLRGSREYRLQVLPALVKRCIEMAVAQVNKV, from the coding sequence GTGTTCCAAGAGTATTATATGGCTGAATCAGTATCCGACGCATTAAGTTTTCTAAACAAGGGACCTGGAGATGCCGTTATCATTGCGGGCGGCACAGATTTACTACTTGATCTTCATGAAGGAAAGAAAAGTACAAAGTCACTGGTAGATATTACTCGTATTCCTGAATTAAAAAATCTTTTCTTGGAAAACGGTATTATCAAAATCGGCGCAGCGGTAACCCATGCGCAGGTGGCTGAATTAGAGCTTATTTGGGCAAATGCACCGGCTTTGGCTATGGCGGCCAAGAAAGTGGGTTCTCTGCAAATTCGCAATATTGCCACTGTCGTCGGCAATATTATCAATGCCCAGCCAGCGGCAGATACAGCCGTTGCTCTTACAGCCCTGGGGGCAAAAGTGACGATCGCGGATACATCTGGAACGAGGGATGTTCACATTGAACAATTATATGAAGGCTTTGGAAAAAGCAAAGTTGACTGCAGAAGAGAATTGGTTACTGAAGTAATTATACCTGCACATAAACAGAATCAAAGTTCTTATTTTGTCCGTATGGAACAAAGGAAAGCACTTGCTTTACCCATGCTGAATATAGCCGTGATGGTTTCTTTGGAAAAAGGGCAACAACGTTTTGAATGGGTGCGTATCGCGATGGCTCCGGTAGGACCTGGGCCGATGCGGGCAAGCAATGCCGAAACGATGCTAAAAGGCGCAGCGATCGATGATGAGATAATCACCAAGGCATCATACGAGGCGGCAGCCCAGGCCAATCCGCGCGATAGTGACTTACGGGGTTCCAGGGAGTATCGGCTGCAAGTTTTACCGGCCTTGGTGAAGAGGTGTATAGAGATGGCGGTTGCCCAGGTCAATAAGGTCTGA
- a CDS encoding PEP/pyruvate-binding domain-containing protein, translating into MTHVYMFNELSVEKRHLAGGKGGTLAFLFQKGYVVPNGFVILPSAYKQDELTPEAWKQIKDCLAALRKDCGDASFAVRSSGLAEDSIAASFAGQFDTVLNLHLDDEIKEGIETVRHSRYSKEVQSYSDVKGIDGCHDMSVVVQIMVQAEISGVLFTANPVTVNRHEMSGNFVFGLGEDLVSGKVNPYTFTLDRTRSIQTVPKELERFAHQLLNLGKQLEKELKCPQDIEWAIADKRLYVLQSRPITTLIGYNPTTGEWNDSATGNFLWSNVNFGEAIPEVMTPLTWTVQREIYESWALLPGYPSSGNIGGRIYLNLSIYASIFHSLRRSKDHILRFLEGLLYTQLPEGVDIPIIKLPKLSMLLAMCNLVKMVYKQRQAQKTVSTFLKSNAQYCERMQAKIKASPTNNDLSLLWQRELLPHLKNTVWFVMSSVTQFSNNAMKLRREMTELVGADDADRLISGLSSSISIDVDSELLESLGPVLGISKIAAGQISRTDYLRRYGHRGPNEFELSVPRPAEDANWFDDQLNQFDTAPIDVEAILRKRQSEFEITWSRFETEYPRKAKSKLGQIKKIAAKGRIREAVRSEYVRDRWLARCIALRAGELTGLGEDIFFLTINELMDVLSGDQHVLKFISARKLTYQKYCALPAYPSVISGRFDPYEWTLNPNRRNDFFDAKSSNVKTNVEEPNTNTIVGSPGSAGRLEGIVRCLKSIAEGDQLQKGEILVTSQTDIAWTPLFPRACAIITDVGAPLSHAAVIARELGIPAVLGCGNAMMRLKTGDRVLVDGGRGIVVILGND; encoded by the coding sequence ATGACCCATGTGTATATGTTCAATGAATTAAGCGTTGAAAAACGGCACCTTGCAGGAGGAAAAGGCGGAACTTTAGCCTTTCTTTTTCAAAAAGGATATGTAGTGCCGAATGGCTTTGTAATACTTCCATCTGCGTATAAACAAGATGAGTTAACGCCAGAGGCATGGAAACAAATCAAGGATTGCCTTGCAGCCTTGCGCAAGGACTGTGGGGATGCATCCTTTGCTGTACGTTCTTCGGGCCTTGCCGAAGATTCAATCGCAGCTTCTTTTGCCGGTCAGTTTGACACTGTACTTAACCTACACCTTGATGATGAAATCAAAGAAGGTATTGAAACGGTACGCCACTCGCGATATAGCAAAGAAGTGCAAAGTTATAGCGATGTCAAAGGAATTGATGGTTGCCATGACATGTCAGTCGTTGTACAAATTATGGTTCAAGCAGAGATATCAGGTGTTTTGTTTACGGCGAATCCTGTAACGGTCAATCGCCATGAAATGTCAGGGAATTTTGTTTTTGGATTAGGAGAAGACCTTGTTTCGGGAAAAGTGAATCCATATACATTTACATTAGATCGAACACGGTCTATTCAAACAGTACCAAAAGAACTTGAACGATTTGCTCATCAATTACTGAATCTTGGCAAACAGTTAGAAAAAGAACTGAAATGCCCACAGGATATCGAATGGGCCATTGCTGATAAGAGGCTTTATGTCTTGCAATCTCGACCAATTACTACGCTGATTGGCTATAATCCAACGACAGGGGAATGGAATGATAGCGCAACAGGAAATTTCCTTTGGTCAAATGTTAATTTTGGCGAGGCGATTCCCGAAGTGATGACACCGCTGACTTGGACTGTGCAACGTGAGATTTATGAGTCGTGGGCACTTCTTCCGGGATACCCTTCCTCCGGAAACATCGGGGGAAGAATTTATCTAAACTTAAGTATCTATGCCTCCATTTTCCATAGCTTAAGACGAAGTAAAGACCATATTTTACGTTTTCTTGAAGGATTGTTATATACACAACTTCCCGAAGGCGTTGATATTCCAATTATCAAACTGCCCAAATTATCAATGTTACTGGCAATGTGTAATTTGGTAAAAATGGTCTATAAACAAAGGCAGGCTCAAAAAACAGTATCAACATTTTTAAAATCCAATGCGCAGTATTGTGAGCGGATGCAAGCAAAGATTAAGGCGAGCCCAACTAACAACGATCTCAGTTTATTATGGCAACGTGAACTATTACCTCATCTCAAAAATACAGTTTGGTTCGTAATGAGCAGTGTAACTCAATTCTCTAATAATGCGATGAAATTACGTCGTGAAATGACAGAATTAGTTGGTGCCGATGATGCCGATAGGCTAATTTCCGGATTAAGCAGCAGTATAAGCATAGATGTCGATTCTGAGTTGCTCGAGAGTTTAGGACCGGTTCTCGGTATATCTAAAATTGCAGCAGGGCAGATTAGCCGAACGGATTATTTAAGGCGTTACGGACATCGAGGACCGAATGAATTTGAATTATCTGTTCCACGTCCAGCAGAAGATGCAAATTGGTTTGATGATCAGCTAAATCAATTTGACACAGCGCCGATTGACGTAGAGGCCATATTACGTAAAAGGCAATCGGAGTTTGAGATCACTTGGAGCCGTTTTGAAACAGAGTATCCCCGAAAGGCAAAGAGTAAGCTTGGCCAAATTAAAAAAATCGCGGCAAAGGGTCGGATACGTGAAGCTGTACGCTCTGAGTATGTACGCGATCGTTGGTTAGCTCGATGTATTGCACTTCGGGCTGGAGAATTGACAGGACTTGGAGAGGATATTTTCTTCTTGACCATTAATGAACTAATGGATGTTCTTTCCGGTGATCAACATGTCCTAAAATTTATCTCTGCTCGCAAGCTTACCTATCAAAAATATTGTGCATTACCTGCTTACCCTTCTGTGATAAGTGGGCGTTTTGATCCCTATGAGTGGACTTTAAATCCTAATCGAAGAAATGATTTTTTTGATGCAAAGTCAAGTAATGTTAAAACAAATGTTGAAGAGCCAAATACGAATACCATTGTTGGTTCACCTGGATCGGCCGGCCGTTTAGAAGGAATTGTGCGCTGTTTAAAAAGTATTGCGGAAGGAGATCAACTCCAAAAGGGCGAAATTCTTGTGACATCTCAAACTGATATTGCGTGGACACCACTTTTCCCTCGCGCGTGTGCGATAATTACTGATGTAGGGGCCCCGCTCTCCCATGCCGCTGTGATTGCGCGTGAATTAGGGATTCCTGCAGTTTTGGGCTGTGGTAATGCAATGATGAGATTAAAAACGGGGGATCGTGTGCTAGTAGATGGTGGGAGAGGTATTGTAGTTATCTTAGGTAACGATTAA
- a CDS encoding TetR/AcrR family transcriptional regulator, with translation MNKQESKRHYQSALRNQQRELTRTQIMNALAEIINEGRILTFSMKEVADRAGVSYGTVYQHFPTRESLLEALYESAAGIVGQNLTLKSLNIEQLPEVTKKTVEVFEEHSTILQAFTVALAIQNIQPRSRRERDQKYIELIIERIPDIPADVAKQRAAILSHLHSSLTWNTLRQRFELNANQTANALEWALQALIENLSAQNQ, from the coding sequence ATGAATAAACAAGAATCGAAACGTCATTATCAAAGTGCTCTACGGAACCAACAACGTGAACTTACCCGAACCCAAATCATGAATGCCTTAGCAGAGATTATTAACGAAGGGCGTATTCTTACTTTCAGTATGAAAGAAGTAGCGGATCGAGCCGGTGTTTCGTATGGCACCGTATATCAGCATTTTCCAACACGAGAATCTCTTTTAGAAGCACTATATGAATCTGCAGCAGGAATTGTGGGGCAGAATCTGACACTAAAATCACTAAACATCGAGCAACTGCCGGAAGTGACGAAAAAAACAGTCGAAGTCTTTGAAGAACATTCGACGATTCTGCAAGCATTTACCGTAGCACTAGCTATTCAAAATATTCAACCTCGGAGCAGACGTGAGCGAGATCAGAAGTACATAGAATTGATTATTGAACGTATTCCAGATATACCGGCTGATGTGGCAAAACAACGGGCAGCTATACTTTCTCATCTTCATAGTTCATTGACATGGAATACGCTTCGGCAACGTTTTGAACTGAATGCAAATCAAACTGCAAACGCTTTAGAATGGGCATTACAGGCACTTATCGAGAACTTAAGTGCCCAAAACCAATAA
- a CDS encoding (2Fe-2S)-binding protein, with translation MNTFKLTFTLNGEVTEVLAEPSEMLVDILREKMYLTGTKKGCGKGECGACTVIMNGQAVNSCMIPAMKAMGAVVETIEGIGNKDTLHPLQESFIDEGAIQCGYCTPGMIMSAKALLDKNLNPTKDEVKEAMSGNICRCTGYVKIVNAVLSAGQKIKSKEEGE, from the coding sequence ATGAATACATTTAAACTTACATTCACTTTGAACGGAGAAGTTACGGAAGTCTTAGCAGAGCCTTCCGAGATGTTGGTAGATATTCTGAGGGAGAAAATGTATTTAACAGGGACGAAGAAGGGCTGCGGAAAAGGGGAATGTGGGGCCTGTACCGTCATCATGAATGGGCAAGCTGTCAACTCATGTATGATTCCGGCGATGAAAGCTATGGGCGCAGTAGTAGAAACCATCGAGGGAATTGGAAATAAAGACACGCTTCATCCTTTGCAGGAATCGTTTATCGATGAGGGTGCCATCCAGTGTGGTTACTGCACACCTGGTATGATTATGTCGGCTAAAGCCCTTCTGGATAAAAATCTTAATCCCACTAAAGATGAGGTTAAAGAAGCCATGTCTGGAAACATCTGTCGCTGCACTGGTTATGTGAAAATTGTTAATGCTGTTTTATCGGCAGGTCAAAAAATAAAAAGTAAGGAGGAAGGGGAATGA
- a CDS encoding sensor histidine kinase — translation MKKIIFDTIMLIFIITGDGKMIPPNESINSVIEELKRQNSRLAIINQIAQSINVEMSYEEIIEQVATPLRSVLPYDLLSFCLLENDQLIIKSGVPKEQKKLGVGWKLSRQNSAPWKAIKDKSCFLRQDIWNDSHRYMEDGTLRSLGIKSAIMAPLLVKNEVIGTLNFGSKLAFAYSENDFVFVEQMADQLAVCINNSRLFSEVLSIKSEWEQTFQAVPDRLFLINPSYVVLRHNRSKEITNEKTNQVCYKMFSCCGGQKKYCPSVTAFKTGRPAVQEVMGRDNKTIFNISAYPVSNEKGRPDYMVIYVQDITARRNMESQLFQSAKFAAIGEMAAGVAHELNSPLTAIIGNTELLARKKMSCETTEKLLQDIKSCSQRCNRIIQNLLTFSRQDSYAFEPILIHEVIKASLSLVSYQIKKSNINIIERFNSAIPPIMGNKQQLEQVIINLLLNARDALEGISNSVIEISTEMKCDHWSQEPVIMVNVSDNGCGIPDNIKNNIFNLFFTTKEKMRGTGLGLSVSLGIAQTHGGRIEVSSTLEKGSVFTLVLPLVNHSVVSSD, via the coding sequence ATGAAGAAGATTATTTTTGATACTATAATGCTAATATTTATAATTACTGGAGATGGAAAAATGATACCTCCAAACGAAAGTATCAATTCAGTGATTGAAGAATTAAAGAGGCAAAACAGCCGTTTGGCTATCATAAATCAAATTGCTCAAAGCATTAATGTGGAAATGTCCTATGAGGAAATTATTGAGCAGGTAGCTACTCCTTTACGAAGCGTGTTACCCTATGATTTATTGAGTTTCTGCCTTTTGGAAAATGATCAGCTAATTATTAAGTCAGGCGTTCCCAAGGAGCAAAAAAAATTAGGAGTTGGCTGGAAGTTGTCCCGTCAAAACTCTGCACCTTGGAAAGCCATTAAGGATAAAAGCTGCTTCCTCAGGCAGGATATATGGAATGACAGCCATAGATACATGGAAGATGGCACTCTGCGGTCATTAGGGATAAAGTCAGCAATCATGGCTCCGCTTCTCGTCAAAAATGAAGTTATCGGCACGTTGAATTTTGGCAGTAAATTAGCGTTCGCCTATTCGGAAAATGATTTTGTTTTTGTGGAGCAAATGGCCGACCAGCTTGCAGTTTGTATCAACAACTCTCGCCTGTTTAGCGAGGTCCTGTCCATTAAATCAGAGTGGGAACAGACATTTCAAGCTGTTCCCGACAGGCTCTTTTTGATTAATCCAAGCTATGTGGTGCTTCGGCATAATAGATCAAAAGAAATCACGAATGAAAAAACTAATCAAGTTTGTTATAAAATGTTTTCCTGTTGTGGAGGACAAAAAAAATATTGTCCATCGGTTACGGCCTTTAAAACTGGCAGACCAGCTGTACAAGAAGTTATGGGACGCGACAATAAGACCATTTTTAATATCAGTGCCTATCCAGTTAGCAACGAAAAGGGTCGTCCCGATTATATGGTCATTTATGTACAAGATATCACTGCGAGAAGGAATATGGAAAGCCAGCTGTTCCAATCTGCAAAATTCGCGGCAATTGGGGAAATGGCTGCTGGGGTGGCTCACGAACTTAACAGCCCCTTGACAGCGATTATCGGCAATACTGAACTTCTAGCGAGAAAAAAAATGAGCTGCGAGACAACAGAAAAATTGTTACAAGACATCAAGAGCTGCAGTCAGCGTTGCAACCGCATTATTCAAAACCTTTTGACATTTTCCCGGCAGGATAGTTATGCCTTTGAACCGATCCTGATCCATGAAGTGATTAAAGCCAGCCTCTCTCTTGTCTCCTATCAAATTAAAAAGAGCAACATCAACATCATTGAGCGTTTTAATAGCGCGATTCCACCAATTATGGGCAATAAACAGCAGCTAGAACAAGTTATCATTAATCTTCTATTGAATGCTCGGGATGCACTAGAGGGAATAAGCAACTCTGTTATTGAAATCAGTACCGAAATGAAATGCGACCATTGGAGTCAAGAACCGGTCATAATGGTCAATGTTAGCGATAACGGATGCGGTATTCCCGATAATATAAAAAATAACATCTTCAATCTATTTTTTACCACAAAAGAGAAAATGAGAGGTACAGGATTAGGGCTTTCGGTCAGCCTGGGTATAGCGCAGACTCATGGGGGGCGCATCGAAGTTTCCAGCACGCTTGAAAAAGGCAGTGTTTTTACATTGGTACTTCCCTTGGTTAATCATTCGGTCGTTTCTTCCGATTAA
- a CDS encoding xanthine dehydrogenase family protein molybdopterin-binding subunit — MKTFNVVGKNIKRNDALEKATGKAMFSTDMNIPGMLYAKVLRSPHAHALIKSIDTSIAEKIPGVKAIATWENTPRELFNTSATMTFTVPSMEPVLDQYIFDKVVRYVGDEVAAVAAVSEKVAAEALKHIKVEYELLPAVFDPLEAMKPEAPIIHECPAGKNIPAEIVKFGMGDIEKGFAESDVIFEDMFTLPIQKQAQLETQAALAQVGSDGSITVWSTTQTPHPSRMILSKIFATPQSKIRVLNPPYVGGGFGVRIGLSAKAEPIAVALSKLTGKPVKIVYTREEDFTSSDTRHGGYVWVKLGCKKDGTFQAMELKSALNAGAYCSFSGETPGVLGAMGLAVYRMEHMSYYGHSVYTNFTPSGAMRGFGNPQAMFAIEAAVDTLAERIGMDPLELRLKNIIQVGDKWCLPYACGSTGLAECIQKAAKAIGWERRGTLNEPGSKILRGIGMGVGTHCSNAWPFCVDYDNAIITVQQDGSMLLAVGVPDIGTGTSTTLPQLAAETIGVEMDQVNMTFADTLTTPFDIGSHASRTLYAAGTAVVAAGNDVRKQILEYAADVMKIALERLDITKGIIHISGYNEAEACEGSGICQSGEESMTHISVKELVYHAHLRNKQFIGIGRTTPPNSPPWHAHFYEVEVDTETGMVKVVKVAAAHDVGKAVNPMIVEGQIEGGVLMGVGYATSEEIKINAKGKPLHTSYHKYLLPTAMDAPEIQAIIVESNDPSGPYGAKGVGECGMVLSAAAIGNAVYNATGIRFNEIPLTPERVYKKLQENKK; from the coding sequence ATGAAAACCTTCAATGTGGTTGGCAAAAATATCAAAAGAAATGATGCCCTGGAGAAAGCAACAGGAAAAGCCATGTTTTCTACTGACATGAATATACCGGGGATGTTATATGCCAAAGTTTTGCGCAGTCCCCACGCGCATGCTCTCATAAAAAGTATTGACACATCGATAGCAGAAAAAATTCCCGGCGTCAAAGCGATAGCGACATGGGAAAACACACCCCGGGAGCTGTTCAATACGTCTGCTACCATGACCTTTACAGTGCCCAGTATGGAACCGGTCCTGGACCAGTATATTTTTGATAAGGTCGTTCGTTATGTCGGTGATGAAGTGGCCGCAGTGGCAGCCGTCAGCGAGAAGGTCGCTGCAGAAGCCCTGAAACATATTAAGGTAGAATATGAACTTCTTCCAGCTGTATTCGATCCCTTGGAGGCTATGAAACCGGAAGCTCCAATTATTCATGAATGTCCTGCCGGCAAAAATATTCCCGCAGAAATCGTTAAATTCGGAATGGGCGATATAGAAAAAGGTTTCGCAGAATCGGATGTTATCTTCGAAGATATGTTTACGCTGCCAATTCAAAAACAAGCCCAGTTGGAAACTCAGGCAGCCCTTGCCCAGGTGGGTTCGGATGGAAGTATCACGGTATGGTCCACCACTCAAACACCTCATCCCTCGCGCATGATTCTTTCGAAGATTTTTGCGACTCCTCAGAGCAAAATTAGGGTTTTAAATCCCCCTTATGTAGGAGGCGGGTTTGGAGTCCGAATTGGGTTAAGCGCGAAAGCGGAGCCTATCGCAGTTGCCCTTTCTAAACTTACCGGAAAACCCGTGAAGATAGTTTATACAAGGGAAGAGGACTTCACTTCTTCCGATACCAGGCATGGCGGATATGTTTGGGTAAAATTAGGCTGCAAAAAAGATGGGACTTTCCAAGCTATGGAATTGAAAAGTGCCTTAAATGCGGGTGCATACTGCAGCTTTAGCGGTGAAACGCCGGGTGTCTTGGGAGCTATGGGGTTGGCAGTCTATCGCATGGAGCATATGAGTTATTATGGTCACAGCGTTTACACCAACTTCACGCCCTCGGGTGCCATGCGTGGCTTTGGCAACCCACAGGCTATGTTCGCTATTGAAGCTGCCGTGGATACCTTAGCCGAACGGATCGGGATGGATCCACTGGAACTACGTCTGAAGAACATCATACAAGTTGGTGATAAATGGTGTCTTCCCTATGCCTGTGGATCTACCGGTTTGGCAGAATGTATTCAAAAAGCAGCTAAAGCTATTGGCTGGGAACGAAGAGGAACACTGAATGAGCCGGGTAGTAAGATCCTCAGAGGTATCGGGATGGGAGTCGGAACTCATTGTAGTAACGCTTGGCCGTTCTGTGTTGATTATGATAATGCGATTATCACTGTCCAGCAGGATGGATCGATGCTGTTGGCTGTAGGTGTCCCTGATATTGGTACGGGAACATCGACAACCCTGCCTCAATTGGCTGCTGAAACCATTGGAGTAGAAATGGATCAAGTCAATATGACGTTCGCAGACACCCTGACTACACCCTTTGATATAGGAAGCCATGCCAGCAGGACACTGTATGCTGCAGGTACTGCTGTTGTCGCCGCTGGTAATGATGTGCGCAAACAGATTTTAGAGTATGCTGCAGACGTCATGAAAATTGCTCTGGAACGATTGGATATTACCAAGGGGATCATTCATATATCTGGATACAATGAAGCAGAGGCTTGTGAAGGCAGCGGAATTTGCCAGTCCGGTGAAGAGTCGATGACGCATATTTCCGTAAAAGAATTGGTCTATCATGCCCACTTGCGCAACAAGCAGTTTATCGGAATCGGTCGGACCACACCACCTAATTCCCCTCCCTGGCATGCCCATTTTTACGAAGTGGAAGTGGATACAGAGACCGGTATGGTGAAAGTGGTGAAAGTAGCAGCTGCCCATGATGTAGGTAAAGCGGTCAACCCTATGATCGTCGAAGGGCAGATTGAAGGTGGAGTACTCATGGGAGTAGGCTACGCCACAAGTGAAGAAATCAAGATCAATGCCAAAGGGAAACCCCTCCACACTAGTTATCATAAATACCTTTTGCCAACTGCCATGGATGCTCCGGAAATCCAGGCGATCATTGTTGAATCTAATGATCCGTCCGGTCCTTATGGGGCAAAAGGTGTAGGCGAATGTGGCATGGTGCTGTCGGCAGCTGCGATAGGCAATGCGGTCTACAATGCAACGGGAATTCGCTTCAATGAAATCCCCCTGACTCCAGAAAGAGTCTATAAGAAACTTCAAGAAAACAAAAAATAA
- a CDS encoding sigma-54-dependent transcriptional regulator — translation MSIAEILIVDDEVEVCTFFNYYFQEIKQLPVHVDYSGELARKDFQQKKYDLALIDLKLPDTDGITLLKEIKALNPNCEVIIMTGYSTVKSAVEAMKFGAFDYIDKPFNDLGELDEIIDRVLQFIQSKQTYVQNEIKTITTNFGIVISENSPMKEILLLARKIASKKLGVLIEGETGTGKELAARYIHNNSPRSSHPFIAINCGALTESLLESELFGHEKGAFTGAISRRRGVFEIANYGTLLLDEIGDASPAIQLKLLRVLETGEFYRVGGETPLKSDVRILAASNKNLRQAVKDRLFREDLLYRLDVVDLKLPPLRKRVMDIEPLINYFIEKNLSDKQTQAVFTKEAISILQNYSWPGNIRELSNVVSRAMVLRVGSKMDEKCLPPYLLAREEKHFEKENNGNVVLSEDSPQIWTQHRLKTILEQDEVNLPEVIRMLEQQNNDIIHTIIMKALETTNNNQNKAAELLHINPRTLRYLKNEKIKR, via the coding sequence GTGAGCATAGCAGAGATTCTAATTGTAGATGATGAAGTTGAAGTTTGTACATTTTTCAACTATTACTTCCAAGAGATTAAGCAATTGCCCGTTCATGTGGACTATTCGGGAGAGCTTGCCCGGAAGGACTTTCAGCAGAAAAAATACGACCTTGCCCTTATTGATCTCAAATTGCCGGATACAGATGGGATTACGCTATTGAAGGAAATAAAAGCACTGAATCCCAATTGTGAAGTCATCATCATGACGGGATACAGCACTGTTAAGTCTGCGGTTGAAGCTATGAAGTTCGGAGCTTTCGATTATATAGACAAACCATTCAATGATCTGGGCGAGCTGGACGAAATTATTGATAGAGTCCTGCAATTTATTCAAAGCAAACAGACATACGTCCAGAATGAGATAAAAACTATCACCACGAATTTTGGAATCGTCATTAGCGAAAATAGTCCGATGAAAGAAATACTACTTCTGGCCAGGAAAATAGCGAGTAAAAAGCTAGGCGTACTCATTGAGGGGGAAACAGGAACAGGGAAAGAGCTGGCGGCTAGGTACATTCATAACAACAGTCCCCGTTCCAGTCACCCTTTCATCGCCATTAACTGTGGAGCATTAACAGAATCGCTCTTGGAAAGCGAGCTCTTTGGGCATGAAAAAGGCGCTTTTACAGGTGCCATCAGCAGACGTAGAGGAGTTTTTGAAATTGCTAATTACGGGACTCTGTTGCTCGACGAAATCGGAGATGCCTCGCCCGCGATTCAACTGAAACTTTTACGAGTCTTGGAAACGGGGGAGTTTTACCGGGTGGGGGGCGAAACACCCTTGAAAAGTGATGTGCGTATTTTAGCTGCTTCCAATAAAAACCTACGACAGGCAGTTAAGGACCGCTTATTTCGAGAGGATCTTCTCTATCGACTGGATGTGGTGGATCTGAAGCTTCCTCCCCTAAGGAAAAGGGTCATGGATATCGAGCCCCTGATCAATTATTTCATTGAAAAGAATCTTTCGGATAAGCAGACACAAGCAGTCTTTACCAAGGAAGCCATCTCTATACTACAGAACTATTCCTGGCCAGGTAACATTCGGGAATTGTCAAACGTTGTATCCAGAGCAATGGTCTTACGAGTAGGTTCTAAAATGGACGAGAAATGTTTGCCTCCCTATTTATTAGCGAGAGAGGAGAAGCATTTCGAAAAGGAGAATAACGGAAATGTAGTACTGAGCGAAGATTCTCCGCAGATCTGGACCCAGCATAGGCTGAAAACCATTTTGGAACAAGATGAGGTTAATCTGCCGGAAGTGATAAGGATGCTGGAACAACAGAACAACGACATCATTCATACAATTATTATGAAAGCTTTGGAAACTACAAATAATAATCAAAATAAAGCAGCTGAACTCCTGCACATTAACCCGAGGACACTGCGTTACCTGAAAAATGAAAAAATAAAAAGGTAA
- a CDS encoding TetR/AcrR family transcriptional regulator, translated as MTKEDSASQLINTRQSILEAASKLIADKGLKNTSLADIAKEVGISKGTLYYYYSTKNDIIYDIADIHLAKITEELISWIDNIEHNIAPEEILKVVFEKISSAETRGKLHLYLVSDAVTSNEQLKKRFKEKYKEWRISLENGFRKVLKDRTANSEVLSHIILASLDGFTIQWLIGVEQVPIEGIANLLARS; from the coding sequence ATGACTAAAGAAGACTCAGCAAGCCAACTAATCAATACCCGACAGAGTATCCTTGAGGCAGCAAGTAAACTTATTGCAGACAAGGGCCTTAAAAATACCAGCCTGGCAGATATCGCAAAGGAAGTTGGCATAAGTAAAGGAACATTATATTACTACTACTCTACCAAAAATGACATTATCTATGATATTGCGGATATTCATTTAGCCAAAATTACTGAAGAGCTAATATCATGGATTGACAATATTGAGCATAATATTGCACCGGAAGAAATATTAAAAGTGGTATTCGAGAAAATTTCAAGTGCTGAGACAAGAGGTAAGCTGCATTTGTATCTTGTTAGTGATGCTGTAACAAGCAATGAGCAGCTTAAGAAACGTTTCAAGGAGAAATATAAGGAGTGGAGAATTTCTCTGGAAAATGGTTTTCGAAAGGTGTTAAAAGATAGAACTGCAAACTCTGAAGTTTTATCTCATATTATACTAGCCTCACTTGATGGATTTACTATTCAGTGGTTGATTGGTGTAGAACAAGTTCCTATTGAAGGGATTGCCAACCTCTTAGCAAGGAGTTAA